The Synechococcus sp. MVIR-18-1 region CGATGTTGATGGCGTTGAAGGCTTAAACGTTGCCCTTGCCGAATCAGCAAACGCTTCAGCTTGTAACCCTGTCCACTGCCTAAATCCTCGTACCAACCCCAAGGACGGATCACTCTCTCGGACGCGCTCACCTACCCATTCCCGATTTTGCTTTGATCCTCAGGATGCCGAGATCCTGTGGTGCGGCTTAAAACCATCGCTGTTGGATCTGCAAATAAAAGCAGTTGCTGTTTAGCGCGGGTGATGGCCGTGTAAAGAAGCGAGCTGCTTTGGCGATCGTCGAGAGCAGGCCAGAGCAGCAGCACTTTGTCCATCTCACATCCCTGAGCTTTGTGAATGGTGAGTGCCAGAGCTGGCTCTAAGTGCCGAAGACGGGCTGGATGCAAAAGCGCATGCCGGCTTTCTCCAGAGGGGTCGCTGCTGAGAAAAAGAGCCCGTTGATGCGCCCCCTCTCCGACCATGACCCCTAGATCTCCATTGGCGAGTCCGAGTTCCGGCTGATTTTCACTGCAAAGCACTGGTAGACCCGACGGCCAGCGCTGCGGTTCAGCGCCATCAAGCAACCGTTGATGGACGGCATCAACACCCCATGGCCCGCGCCGACGCGGGCAGAGCACCATCAAGCCGTCAAGGATGTTCAGAAGGTCTTGGGCTTGTTGTTGATGGGGTTGTCCATGGGCGTTGATCTCTAAAGCGCTTGCCCTCTCCTTGAGATGGTCGAGATGCTCAATCAGTTCGGCGTGCACAGCCTCAGGAATCTGTTTGGTTTTGGGGCAAGCAACGCTGATGTTTGAGGTTTTAGGCAACGCGCTGAGTTGGGACCAGAACGGTCTCAGGCCTTGATCACGGAGTAGTGCACTCATCTGAGCAAGGGCACCTCGATTGCGATAAACCCTCGTGAGGGTGATGGCCCCATCGTTGAAGCGCCTGATTTGATCCGGTTCTTGGAGATGCTGCCAAACGGCTCCTGCACCAATCGGTGGCAGCTGAGCGCTGTCTCCCACCAGGACCAGTTGGCAATGGGGAGGTAGAGCACTCAACAGGGCACGGCCTAGCTCTAAGTCCACCATCGACATTTCATCGACGATGAGCAGGTCTACATGCAGTGGGTTGCGTCGATGACGGCCAAAGCCTCCAGGACGGGCCTCCAGCAATCGATGCAGCGTGGTGCAGGGCAAGGATGCGGTTTTTGGGTGGCTGCGAATCGCGTCTTGGAGCCGACGTGCGGCCTTGCCCGTAGGAGCGGCCAGCCTCGCCCGAAGCTTGGGTTGATGTTCAAGAGCGCGGAGCAGCATGTGCAACACCGTGCTGGTTTTACCGGTTCCAGGCCCGCCGCTGAGCAGAACCACGCCGTAGTGATCGATCGCACGGACAGCCGATCGCTGCTCCGGACTGAGATCGTTGTTCTTGGCTAGCTGGCTGGATGTGGCGCTGTGGGGTGTGGCATGGATTGGAGCCTGGAAACAGCGGCGCTGAAGTTCGCGTTCGAGCTCTTGCATGGCTCCATGCCAACGACGCCAGGACAGCGTGTTGTGGCTCAGAACCAAAACGGATTGATCACCGTCGAGCCATCCACTCGCCACCAAGGCTTCACGGTGAAGCTTCGGCCAGCCCTTACTTTCGATCCCCTCTGGAGCCTCCGCTTCATCGTGGAGTTGAAGGGAGATGTCACCTCGGCTAAGGGCAAGGGTGAGTGCATGCACAAGCTCGACCAGCGGTTCACTGCTTTGCTCCGGCGGATACCGCCGGAGCAGGGTTGCGAGCAATCCACGCTGCAGGGCAAAGAGAGCATCCGTCGCTGCCGATTTCATGACGACAGCCCCTCAAGCCATTGGTCTAGACGGCGGATTCGTGTCAAAGGTGCAGGTTCGATGACTACTCCAGAGCCTCCTGCAGGGCTGATGCCCCTTAAAAACACATAGGCATAGCCGCCGAGGTGGCGGTTCGGGTCGTAGCCGTCGAGCCTCCAGCGCAGGTAGCGATCCAGGGCCAAAAGGTAGAGATGGGCTTGGAGCGGATAGTGATGGGCGAGCATTTGCTCCTCCATCGCGGCTTGGCTGTAGTGGCGAGGGCCGCAGGCGATGCCACGGCCAGAGTCGTCCCGTTCGCCAATCCAATTGCTTTTCCAATCCGCTACCCACCACCGGGCTGTGGAGGGATCATCCCCATCGGTGAACACCAGATCGATCGATCCCGTCAGAAACCCGCGACTGCGAATGTCTAATTGGCGCAGGCTTTTTGCGTAGTTCTTCCCAAAACGATGGTCGCTGTCTGCTTCGAAGGCATGGGCTAAACCAGCGGAGCGCACTGGATCGCCTTGCTGGGCAACGGGCAGATCGAAGCTGAGTTCATGAAGACGACGTTTAGCGTCCAAA contains the following coding sequences:
- a CDS encoding ATP-dependent RecD-like DNA helicase translates to MKSAATDALFALQRGLLATLLRRYPPEQSSEPLVELVHALTLALSRGDISLQLHDEAEAPEGIESKGWPKLHREALVASGWLDGDQSVLVLSHNTLSWRRWHGAMQELERELQRRCFQAPIHATPHSATSSQLAKNNDLSPEQRSAVRAIDHYGVVLLSGGPGTGKTSTVLHMLLRALEHQPKLRARLAAPTGKAARRLQDAIRSHPKTASLPCTTLHRLLEARPGGFGRHRRNPLHVDLLIVDEMSMVDLELGRALLSALPPHCQLVLVGDSAQLPPIGAGAVWQHLQEPDQIRRFNDGAITLTRVYRNRGALAQMSALLRDQGLRPFWSQLSALPKTSNISVACPKTKQIPEAVHAELIEHLDHLKERASALEINAHGQPHQQQAQDLLNILDGLMVLCPRRRGPWGVDAVHQRLLDGAEPQRWPSGLPVLCSENQPELGLANGDLGVMVGEGAHQRALFLSSDPSGESRHALLHPARLRHLEPALALTIHKAQGCEMDKVLLLWPALDDRQSSSLLYTAITRAKQQLLLFADPTAMVLSRTTGSRHPEDQSKIGNG